A single region of the Duganella sp. BuS-21 genome encodes:
- the guaB gene encoding IMP dehydrogenase: MRLLQKALTFDDVLLVPAYSNVLPADTSLKTRLTRNITLNIPLLSAAMDTVTEARLAIAMAQEGGIGIIHKNLNPKDQAREVARVKRFEAGVLRDPITIPPTMKIRDVIKLTEQYGISGFPVVEGKEVVGIITNRDLRFEQELDAEVRAKMTPREKLVYVKEGADTTEAKRLMNKHRLERVLVVDDAFELRGLITVKDIQKSHEHPLASKDSQGKLLVGAAVGVGAKDEERIDLLVAAGVDVLVVDTAHGHSQGILDRVKWIKTKYPQVDVIGGNIATAAAAKALVEYGADAVKVGIGPGSICTTRIVAGVGVPQITAISNVAEALEGTGVPCIADGGIRFSGDISKALAAGASTVMMGSMFAGTEEAPGEVILYQGRSYKSYRGMGSLGAMSDGSADRYFQDATMKADKFVPEGIEGRVAYKGSVLAIIFQLVGGVRQSMGYCGCATIEELRNKAEFVEITSAGMRESHVHDVQITKEAPNYRSGD, encoded by the coding sequence ATGCGTCTACTTCAAAAAGCACTCACATTCGATGACGTGCTGCTCGTCCCAGCGTACTCCAACGTTTTGCCTGCGGATACGTCCCTCAAAACCCGGTTGACCCGCAACATCACGCTGAATATCCCGTTGCTGTCGGCAGCGATGGATACGGTGACCGAGGCGCGCCTGGCGATTGCCATGGCTCAAGAGGGTGGTATCGGTATCATCCACAAGAACCTGAACCCTAAAGACCAGGCGCGTGAAGTAGCGCGTGTCAAGCGTTTCGAAGCCGGTGTGCTGCGTGATCCGATCACGATTCCGCCGACCATGAAGATCCGCGACGTGATCAAGCTGACCGAACAATATGGCATTTCCGGCTTCCCGGTGGTGGAAGGCAAGGAAGTGGTCGGCATCATCACCAACCGCGACCTGCGCTTCGAGCAGGAGCTGGACGCTGAAGTGCGCGCCAAGATGACCCCGCGCGAAAAGCTGGTGTATGTCAAGGAAGGCGCCGATACCACGGAAGCCAAACGCCTGATGAACAAGCACCGCCTGGAGCGCGTGCTGGTGGTGGACGACGCATTCGAACTGCGCGGCCTGATCACCGTCAAGGATATCCAGAAATCGCACGAGCACCCGCTGGCGTCGAAAGACTCGCAGGGCAAGCTGCTGGTCGGCGCCGCTGTCGGCGTGGGCGCCAAAGATGAAGAGCGTATCGACCTGCTGGTCGCCGCCGGCGTGGACGTGCTGGTGGTCGACACCGCCCACGGTCACTCGCAAGGCATCCTGGACCGCGTGAAGTGGATCAAGACCAAATACCCGCAAGTGGACGTCATCGGTGGCAACATCGCCACCGCCGCCGCCGCCAAGGCGCTGGTGGAGTACGGCGCGGACGCGGTCAAGGTCGGCATCGGTCCCGGCTCGATCTGCACCACCCGTATCGTGGCCGGCGTCGGCGTGCCGCAAATTACCGCGATTTCCAACGTGGCCGAAGCATTGGAAGGCACGGGCGTGCCATGTATCGCCGACGGCGGCATCCGCTTCTCGGGCGATATCTCGAAAGCGCTGGCAGCCGGCGCCTCGACCGTGATGATGGGTTCCATGTTCGCCGGCACCGAAGAAGCGCCGGGCGAAGTGATCCTGTACCAGGGCCGTTCGTACAAATCGTATCGCGGCATGGGCTCGCTGGGCGCCATGTCCGACGGTTCGGCCGACCGCTACTTCCAGGACGCCACCATGAAGGCCGACAAGTTCGTGCCGGAAGGGATTGAAGGCCGCGTGGCCTACAAAGGCTCCGTGCTGGCGATCATCTTCCAGCTGGTGGGCGGCGTGCGCCAATCGATGGGTTACTGCGGCTGCGCCACCATCGAAGAACTGCGCAACAAGGCGGAGTTCGTCGAGATCACCTCGGCCGGCATGCGCGAATCGCACGTCCACGACGTACAAATCACCAAGGAAGCGCCGAACTACCGTTCCGGCGACTAA
- the infA gene encoding translation initiation factor IF-1, producing the protein MAKEELIEMQGVVQDILPDSRFRVELENGHKLIAYTAGRMKKNFIRILAGDRVTLELSAYDLSKGRITFRHIDSPRATSSRPAFRNKR; encoded by the coding sequence ATGGCAAAAGAAGAACTCATCGAGATGCAAGGTGTTGTCCAAGACATCCTGCCCGACAGCCGTTTCCGCGTGGAATTAGAGAACGGCCACAAATTGATTGCCTACACCGCTGGCCGAATGAAGAAAAACTTCATTCGCATTCTCGCCGGCGATCGCGTCACCCTAGAGCTGTCCGCATACGACTTAAGCAAGGGCCGCATTACGTTCCGCCATATCGATTCGCCGAGAGCGACAAGCTCTCGCCCGGCTTTCCGAAATAAGCGCTGA
- a CDS encoding FxDxF family PEP-CTERM protein, with translation MKSIHFAKAAVLVCMLSSLVGQAEELIVNGGFETGTVAGWSATSTQFTSYEGALNDNKNSQIVFGGGSGGKVWYVRNQNSYMNSVVSPISGYSLFNGFDGDAGVFSLKQGFALTGNIASADFKFSFAAESSYSGVQRQLDVNILSADGTTLLLNIYNYVLPYQISDWSVNNISLDLTSAFNTLGAGSYVLAFKETIPQNYTGPAIFALDNVSLNVTAVPEPATYAMLLAGLGLVGFAARRKQRA, from the coding sequence ATGAAATCAATACATTTTGCGAAAGCCGCCGTGCTCGTCTGCATGCTATCGTCGTTAGTTGGCCAAGCCGAGGAATTGATCGTGAACGGCGGATTTGAAACTGGCACTGTTGCAGGCTGGTCTGCCACTTCTACTCAGTTCACATCGTATGAGGGCGCCTTGAATGACAACAAGAATAGCCAAATCGTTTTTGGCGGTGGCAGCGGTGGGAAAGTATGGTACGTCCGCAATCAGAATTCGTACATGAATTCGGTGGTGAGCCCAATTTCGGGGTATAGCCTTTTCAACGGCTTTGATGGCGACGCAGGTGTATTTTCGTTAAAGCAGGGTTTTGCGCTGACGGGCAACATAGCCAGTGCTGATTTCAAGTTTTCGTTTGCTGCGGAATCTTCCTACAGCGGTGTCCAGCGACAACTTGACGTCAATATCTTAAGCGCCGATGGCACCACTTTGCTCCTTAACATTTACAACTATGTTTTGCCTTACCAAATTTCCGATTGGTCCGTTAATAACATAAGTTTGGACTTAACAAGCGCATTCAATACCCTGGGCGCGGGCAGCTACGTATTAGCGTTCAAGGAAACCATTCCCCAGAACTACACCGGGCCAGCGATATTTGCTCTGGATAATGTGTCGTTGAACGTTACTGCTGTGCCCGAACCAGCAACCTACGCCATGCTGCTGGCTGGCCTGGGCCTAGTTGGCTTCGCTGCACGCCGGAAGCAACGCGCGTAA